CGATCCAGAATTGCGTTACCGTCAGCGTTATGCAGATTTAGTGGTAAATCCACATGTAAAAGAAGTATTTGTAAAGCGTACCAAGCTATTTAACGCTATGCGTAATTTCTTTAACGAAGCAGGATATTTTGAAGTAGAAACTCCAGTGTTGCAACCTATTGCAGGAGGAGCATCAGCAAGACCATTTATTACACATCACAATTCTTTAGACATTCCATTGTATATGAGAATTGCAAACGAATTATACCTAAAACGTTTAATTGTTGGTGGTTTTGATGGAGTGTATGAGTTTTCTAAAAACTTCCGTAACGAAGGAATGGATAGAACTCACAATCCAGAGTTTACGGCTATGGAAATATATGTGGCTTATAAAGATTACAACTGGATGATGGAGTTTACCGAAAACTTGTTAGAGCACTGTGCTATGGCGGTAAACGGAACTACTGATATTGTTTTTGGAGAACACCAAGTTAGTTTTAAAGCTCCATTTGCTAGAGTAACTATGGCAGATTCTATTAAGCATTTCACAGGTTTTGATATTACTGGTAAAAATGAAGATGAGTTAAGAGCTGCTGCTAAAGAAATGGGTATCGAAGTAGATGATACCATGGGGAAAGGAAAGTTAATTGATGAAATGTTTGGAGAAAAATGTGAAGGAAACTACATTCAACCAACTTTCATTACCGATTATCCAAAAGAAATGTCTCCGTTGTGTAAAGAACACAGAGATAATCCTGAGTTAACAGAGCGTTTTGAGTTGATGATTTGTGGAAAAGAAGTTGCCAATGCATATTCTGAATTAAACGATCCTATTGACCAAAGAGAACGTTTTGAGGCTCAATTAAAATTAGCAGAAAGAGGAGATGATGAAGCATCGAACTTTATAGATGAAGATTTCTTACGTGCTTTAGAGTACGGAATGCCTCCAACGTCTGGTTTAGGAATTGGAATGGATCGTTTGATTATGTATTTAACCAACAATCAATCTATTCAAGAAGTATTGTTCTTCCCTCAAATGAGACCAGAGAAAAAGAAAATTTCAGTAGAATTAACAGATAACGAAAAAGCAATTTTAGACATTTTACAAAAAGAAGCTAAAATGGATATTGCAGCGTTAAAGAATGCAGCCGGATTAAGTGGTAAAGGTTGGGACAAAGGAATGAAAGGTCTTAGCAAGCACAACTTAATTAAAGTTGAGGTTGAAGGAGATGTTAAAAATGTAGTGTTGCAAGAGTTGTAACCAAATCATAATAAATTATAAAAAGTCCTGTTATTTACTTAGCAGGACTTTTTTTGTGCTTAAAGAATGTTAACATTTTGTTTAATGAGTATTTAAAATTTGTTGAACCATTACAAGTGTATTATCTTTAATACATTACAAAAACAAAAATTTATGTTAAAGAAAATATTAAAAGGATTAGCCATTTTTATAGGAGTTATATTTCTGTTGCTGTTAATAATTCCTTTTGCCTTTAAAGGAAAAATAACCAAAATAGCCAAAGAACAAATCAATAATAGTATAAATGCTAATGTTGATTTTCAAGATTTATCCATTTCCTTAATCAGAAATTTTCCAAATGTTTCTGTGGATTTACAAAACTTGTCAGTTATAAACAGAGCTCCTTTTGCTGGAGATACTTTGGCGGCAGTGGGACATACCTACATCAACATCAATTTAAAAAGTTTGATGGGTGATGTGCCTCAAATCAATAGTATAA
Above is a genomic segment from Wenyingzhuangia fucanilytica containing:
- the lysS gene encoding lysine--tRNA ligase, coding for MQLSEQEIVRREKLDKLRALGINPYPADLFPVDNYSKQIKEGYEEGKKVVIAGRLMRKKIQGKASFAELQDAEGRIQIYFNRDEICTGEDKTLYNDVFKKLLDLGDFIGVEGELFKTQVGEISVMVRDFKLLSKALRPLPLPKTDAEGNTYDEFNDPELRYRQRYADLVVNPHVKEVFVKRTKLFNAMRNFFNEAGYFEVETPVLQPIAGGASARPFITHHNSLDIPLYMRIANELYLKRLIVGGFDGVYEFSKNFRNEGMDRTHNPEFTAMEIYVAYKDYNWMMEFTENLLEHCAMAVNGTTDIVFGEHQVSFKAPFARVTMADSIKHFTGFDITGKNEDELRAAAKEMGIEVDDTMGKGKLIDEMFGEKCEGNYIQPTFITDYPKEMSPLCKEHRDNPELTERFELMICGKEVANAYSELNDPIDQRERFEAQLKLAERGDDEASNFIDEDFLRALEYGMPPTSGLGIGMDRLIMYLTNNQSIQEVLFFPQMRPEKKKISVELTDNEKAILDILQKEAKMDIAALKNAAGLSGKGWDKGMKGLSKHNLIKVEVEGDVKNVVLQEL